The window ACACTACAAACAGTAAGGTTGTCACATCATCAGTGACAAGGAAAGGCAAAACACGGTTCATCAATAATTGAAATGACTATTCAGGGCTTcggataattaaaaaaataaagtaaaactgAATATAATAATTGGGGCAGCTCGTGGGAAGAAACTGGACGGATCTCATAAATCATTTATAAagaattcccaaaaaaaaaaatgtcaattaTTACATTTCCTCGTTGAGTTCATAAAGTTGGTCTGAAGTGTTTATTGTCTTCTACCTATGAGCCTTCAGATAAGACGCTTAATTTCTCCTGCAAAAGATTCTGCAATAATCTTAAAATAGTCAAAACAGCCAAAAGAAAAATAGTAAAGAAATGAAACTACTGGCCCCGGATatccattcaatcattcatacatGAAAATTGGAGTGAAACACCAAATTCCTCTCCCTCTTGCTTCTTGATCATGGAGATTCTATTGAGTGTTCTGATTCTGATCTTCTCCATCTCGATTGCTCTAATACTATACCTCCAGCGAAAGGAGAACAAACAGCCTCCAAGTCCACCAGCCCTTCCAATTGTAGGCCATCTCCACCTCTTGAGAAATACTGCTCCTCACTTGGCATTTCATAAGCTCTCCATCAAGTACGGCCCCGTGGTTTCCCTTCGTTTTGGGATTCGCCGCATCCTTGTTGTGTCTTCTCCATCACTTGCAGAGGAATGCTTTTCCAAGACTAATGATATCGTCTTTGCAAACCGACCTGAGTCCATTTCCAGTAAGCACCTTGGCTATAACCACACAACTCTTGTTTTCTCCCCGTACGGAGATCACTGGCGTAACTTACGCCGACTGACCGCCATCCATATCTTTTCTTCAATCAGTCTCCTCCAGTCCTCCTCAATTTGGACAAATGAAATGCGTTTTATTGTCAAAAAACTGTTCTCAAGTTGCTCTGATGAGAAAAGTTGGAAAGTTGTGGACCTGAATTCTTTGTTCTTGGAACTGGTTTTCAATGTGGTAATGAAAATGATTGCTGGCAAAAGATGGCCATCCGATCAGTCAGATGATGCATTTAAGCCGAGTGTTTTCTCGGATATTTGTGATTATATTCCAATTTTAAGGTGGATTGGTTTTAGAGGGCAGGAGAAGAGTTCGATTAACTTGCAGAGAAAAAGAGACAAATTTCTGCAGGATCTGATTGAAGAAACTCGGAAAAGGAATGGTGAAGATGTTTCATGttcaactaaaacaaaagaaattattcAAGCGTTGTTGTCTCTACAAGATGCTGATCCTGAATACTACACAAATGAAACTATCAAAGGAATAATGCAAGTAAGTCTCTTTTTGagtcttttcttttcaaaggatATATCCCTCTACCAGCGcctttttattatatatatatgtgtgtatatatatatatatatatatatatatatatgtatatgtagtTCTaggtagggctgcaaacgagtcgagtcgagtcgagttttgagctaatcgaatcgagtctcgactaaattttaccaagcttgagctcgagctcgaactcgacgagccagcaattttcgagctcgagttcgaaaaaaataaaaaaataataattattttatttttaaaaaaataaataaaataatatttttttcttaataaataataaaatattaaggatatatacgtaattttactatgaaaataaaaaataaaaaaatatatataatatacataattttattattaaataaaaaataaaaaatatatatatactcaagttcgcgagccggctcgcgagctaacgagcttaatattctgagctcgagttcgagctcgagtttgactggagccggctcgagctcgactcgagcagCTCGCGaacggctcgattcgtttgcagtccTAGTTCTAGGTTGCCCCATACTATTTAGGGCACAGGTTCAATGTGCACTAGAGGCGAAAATTGAGCATTTGAGATGAAATTCAACAACTTCGGACTTTGCTGTCGACTCCTAGGTCCTTGGAATGGAGGGCTAAATGGAAATTTAGTGGAATCACTGAATAGCCTTCTATTTTATAATGGCCTATACAGTGTCCCCGCTGGTGTTGCCTTATCAGGGCGGCTGAGATCAAATTTTTCTTGGTTAAATACAAAAGACTCCCTTATAGTTTAATTGAATGTTAAACTTAATTCTCTATAGTCCAAAAGCTTACAATTTAGTTTCTCGTAGTTTGTGAGCTTTTGAAATACCTACAAGATTCATGATTAAATACTTTCCAGTCAAGAACACTTGACAAACCACTGCAAAATTTAAAACTACAACACTTTCAATTCAAATTGAGGGACAGTTATGAAACGAGTAATTCTCTGTTCAGTCAAATAATCATTTTTAAACTAtgtgaaaatttaaaaattactaATAAAATGGATTGGAGCTATGATGTATAATCTTGGCAACCAACTATTGTAAAGGCCAGGACTTCAACTGCTGAGGTTcctaataaatatatatacctTGGTGTTAGCTCTAAAAACCTGGCCCCTTGAAGGTTTCCAGGACTGAGTTTTGATGCACAAGGGGCTGCCTAAGTTGGCATGTTAAAAACATTTCTTTTTGTGTGATAACATGTAAAActactaggtttttttttttttttttgtaagtctAACAATCTAGATTTTGATAAACAATATGGATAGTTGATTGGTATTATAATGTAATTTTCCATAATAGAGGGAAATGAAGGTCATTTTGTAATTAATCTTGTAATGTAGAAACATCCCGTGATACGTCTTATATGATCAGAAAAGTCTCAATGTACAAAGTTGATCTTCACTGATGAATAATAAAAGCAATTCTGTTTCTAAAATTAGATAATTTTTCCTTGGAAGTGGAACTAACAATTACTATTATTTCTGAGCATTTATTTCGAGTTTGCTTTGATTTTGACTAAACTTCAGTTTGTTTGTCTAGATTATGTTTACAGCAGGAACACACACTTCAGCTTTTACCATGGAGCGCGCAATGTCATGTCTGTTAAACCATCCTGACATATTACAGAAAGCAAAGAATGAAATCGACGACCAAGTCACATACTCTGGGCGTTTGCTGGAGGATTCAGATCTCTCCAAATTGCCATATTTACGTTGTATAATTAACGAAACACTTAGAATTTTTCCTCCTGCACCAACTCTTGTACCACATTATTCATCTGAAGATTGCATCATTGGAGGCTACAAAGTTGCTAAGGATACAACTCTGTTTGTTAATGCGTGGGCCATTCACAGAGACCCCAACTTATGGGAAGAGCCAAGCGAGTTCAAGCCAGAAAGGTTCGAGGGTTTGGATGAAGGATTTAAATTTCTTCCATTTGGAAAAGGGAGGAGGGCTTGTCCAGGGGCTGCAATGGCTATGAGATTGGTTGGATTGGCGGTGGGCACGTTGGTTCAATGCTTTGAGTGGGAAAGTGCAGAATCTCAAATGGTGGAGTTTGATGAAAAATCTGGCGTCACTTTGGGCAAGACCAAGCCTTTGGAGGCATTGTACAAGCCACGCCTTTCCATGATCAGCTTAGTTTCTCAGCTTTGAGTTTATATAATAATTTGTTTTTAAGGTAAAACAGAGacaaatttaatactttatctttttttttcagaaacgataaaaattttatttctaaTAATAAGGAAATAACGATACATTGTATGAGCAAGGGCTCAAACTTAGACTTTACAAAAGTGGACCAGGCCACTGAGGAGCTTTGAATTCCTCATCAAAGTATATGCATAGCTAATCTACTCAGTTTTGCACTGAGTCTATTCATTTCAACAGGCAAGCTATCAAATGAGCATTTCCTAAACATTGAGCTAAGATCTTTTATATCCTCCAAGTGAGTTGCCAGCCTTAAGTTGCTAGAAGCTTGATACCTTATCATATTTAGGACCTGAGTGCATGGCGTTTGGATCTTGATATACTGCCACCCTTTCTCCTTTAGCTTACAAAGTGCCAATTTAATGGCCAAAAAAATGGTCCAGCACTACTGACCCAGTGCTTCTCTCCTTTAGTATCCAAGCTGCACATTTCTGGCTCATGTTGTTTTCTGCTGTAACTCCAATTCCCATATTTTGACCTTCTACATGTTGTCCCACCTCAACACTAATGTTCAGCAGGTTATCATCCTCCCCCACCCTTTCCTCCTCATCTTGTGCTATTTCTGTTTCTGAGATGCTCATCTGATGTTCAGTCTGTTGTGATTGGTGATACTCCTCCCAGTCCTTGATTGCTTTCCTGATAACTTCCATTGGATGTCTATCCTTCTCTTCGAATTCAGCTTCATTCCTGGCTTTCCAGATCTGCCAAAGTATTTCCACTGTTAAGGCTATGTGTTCACTTCCATCCTTTCTCGTCTACACTTCCATTAACATACTCTATCATCTCCTGAAATCAGCAGTGTGTTCCTTAAGTCCATCCCATTGGAGAGGTGCATCCGCTATATCATTTGTGCTTGTTTGCAGTGAAAAAAATATGTGTTCCACTATTTCAATATTTTCTCCACATAGCTTGCAAATTATGTCACCTTTGCCTGTTCGCTTATGTATTGCTTCCCTACTTGGCAAGGTTTGGTTCAGGCTTTTCCAAACAAACAGTTTTGTTTGTGCTTTATCTTCATCTTCCATAGCTGTTTCCAGACTTTTTCACTTCCTCCTTCCCAGCTTGTCTCTCCCTTGACTCTTTTGTTTACTTCCTGCTACTTATTCTCTCTTGTTATTGCTTCATATGCTGACCTAACTGTGTATTGTCCATTCTTGCTGTGGCTCCAAAAGGTCTACCAGTTAGGCTTACAGGGATATTGAGTATCTATCCCGCTTCTCTTGCATTAAAGGTCCTAAAAATTAATGGTGAGTTCCATCTAAAGTTGGAGATCAGTTCACTCACTTTGCTAATCTTGCACCCTGGGGGTTTAGGGGACTCTAATTTACCTTCTTTGCCATCCTGAATCCAAGCATCCTCCCAAATTCTAGTGCCATTGCCATTCCCAATTTTTTTCCTTGCTCCTCTCCTTACTTCCTCTCTTGCTCCCATCATCATGCTTTTCCATATCCAGGAGGAGTTGCTTGTACTTCACAGCTCAAAGGTGACTCATTTTAATAATACTTGGCTTTCATCACCTTGCTCATCAGCAGGTTTGGGCAGGTGAGGAGCCTCCAGATTTTTCCTAAGCCACCATTGTGCTTTCCAGATGCCATCATTGTGCTTTCCAGATGCCATCTTTTTCCATGAGCACCAGTGCACTTTCCTTTTTCCATTATCCTCTCCCCACAAGAACCTTGCCATTAAAGCATGTATGTCTTTGCAAAGTTTCACTGGAAGCTTGAAGCATGACATTGCGTAGGTTGGCATTGACATGGTTATAGCTTTCAGTAACACCTCTTTTCCTGCTTGGGAGAGCTTCTTGTTGCACCAATTAGATTGTTTTCTGACATTTGTCTCTGGTAAATCCAAAAATCTGGTCCTTGGTTCTGGTGATGACCATGGGCAGCCCCAGATACCTCCCTTGATGTACCACCTTTATATTTCCTAGTCTACTACAGATTTCCTCTTGTTCCTCCTGTTCCATATTCTTGCTAAACAAGACTGATGACTTTTCCATGTTATCATTTGTCTTGAGCCTTGTTCATACGTTTCCAGTATCCTCATCACCTCTTCAGCTTGAGCCTTCTCAGCTTTGCAAAAAACCAGGGAGTCATCTGCAAAGAAAAAGTGATTGATTGATGGTCCATTTCGACTTATCTTC is drawn from Coffea arabica cultivar ET-39 chromosome 1c, Coffea Arabica ET-39 HiFi, whole genome shotgun sequence and contains these coding sequences:
- the LOC113712526 gene encoding cytochrome P450 81Q32, translated to MEILLSVLILIFSISIALILYLQRKENKQPPSPPALPIVGHLHLLRNTAPHLAFHKLSIKYGPVVSLRFGIRRILVVSSPSLAEECFSKTNDIVFANRPESISSKHLGYNHTTLVFSPYGDHWRNLRRLTAIHIFSSISLLQSSSIWTNEMRFIVKKLFSSCSDEKSWKVVDLNSLFLELVFNVVMKMIAGKRWPSDQSDDAFKPSVFSDICDYIPILRWIGFRGQEKSSINLQRKRDKFLQDLIEETRKRNGEDVSCSTKTKEIIQALLSLQDADPEYYTNETIKGIMQIMFTAGTHTSAFTMERAMSCLLNHPDILQKAKNEIDDQVTYSGRLLEDSDLSKLPYLRCIINETLRIFPPAPTLVPHYSSEDCIIGGYKVAKDTTLFVNAWAIHRDPNLWEEPSEFKPERFEGLDEGFKFLPFGKGRRACPGAAMAMRLVGLAVGTLVQCFEWESAESQMVEFDEKSGVTLGKTKPLEALYKPRLSMISLVSQL